In Actinomycetota bacterium, the following are encoded in one genomic region:
- the era gene encoding GTPase Era: METVDGLSIGQTPEGFRSGFVSIIGRPNVGKSTLVNRILGTKVAITSKRPQTTRNAIRGVLTTPEAQVVFVDTPGFHKPRTALGTKLNSVVMQTMREVDAILFVVDAAEGVGRGDSFIASELAKVSTPTICVLNKCDLLDMPRLAAQVEHARALGEFHDVYAISALTGSTVPDLVRTVTELLPTGPLWYPPDAVTDQAESVLVAELVREKALRLTREEVPHSIAVVVEEMREDPDTPGRVEIDVIVYVERDSQKGIVIGKGGEMLKRIGAEARREIEPLIGAHVYLDLRVKVKRDWQRQPGLIDRFGYGT; the protein is encoded by the coding sequence ATGGAGACGGTTGACGGGCTGTCCATCGGTCAGACCCCGGAGGGTTTCCGGTCCGGGTTCGTGTCGATCATCGGGCGCCCCAACGTCGGGAAGTCGACGCTCGTCAACCGCATACTGGGCACGAAGGTCGCGATCACCTCGAAGCGTCCCCAGACGACGCGGAACGCGATCAGGGGCGTCCTCACCACGCCCGAGGCCCAGGTGGTGTTCGTGGACACGCCCGGGTTCCACAAGCCGCGTACGGCACTGGGGACGAAGCTGAACTCGGTCGTCATGCAGACGATGCGCGAGGTGGACGCGATCCTGTTCGTCGTCGACGCGGCCGAGGGGGTCGGACGCGGGGACTCGTTCATCGCCTCCGAGCTCGCGAAGGTGAGCACACCCACCATCTGCGTCCTGAACAAGTGCGACCTGCTCGACATGCCGCGCCTGGCCGCCCAGGTCGAGCACGCCCGGGCTCTCGGTGAGTTCCACGACGTCTACGCGATATCGGCCCTGACGGGTTCGACCGTGCCCGACCTGGTGCGCACGGTGACCGAACTCCTGCCCACGGGGCCGCTGTGGTACCCGCCGGACGCGGTGACCGACCAGGCGGAGTCGGTCCTCGTGGCCGAGCTCGTCCGCGAGAAGGCTCTGCGGCTCACCCGCGAGGAGGTCCCGCACTCGATCGCGGTGGTGGTGGAGGAGATGCGCGAGGACCCCGACACCCCCGGACGGGTCGAGATCGACGTGATCGTCTACGTGGAGCGGGACAGCCAGAAGGGGATCGTGATCGGCAAGGGAGGGGAGATGCTCAAGCGGATCGGTGCCGAGGCCCGCCGGGAGATCGAGCCACTGATCGGCGCCCACGTCTACCTCGATCTCCGGGTGAAGGTGAAGCGGGACTGGCAGCGCCAGCCCGGACTTATCGACCGGTTCGGCTACGGCACGTGA
- a CDS encoding cob(I)yrinic acid a,c-diamide adenosyltransferase, which translates to MPDRIYTRRGDDGTTQLLFGGKDRLPKSDPRPSAYGEVDESVAALGVARAEAHVAGEDELAELILRVQRELFVVGAELATAPDDWERLTPGVSQVTQEMVDRLETDIDSLRSRFEMPKDFVVAGETRLGAALDLARAVLRRAERAVVRLSLAEPVRGEVLAYVNRLADLAWAMERFAERSERQPRPREG; encoded by the coding sequence ATGCCCGACCGGATCTACACCCGGCGGGGTGACGACGGCACCACCCAGCTCCTGTTCGGGGGGAAGGACCGGCTCCCGAAGAGCGACCCGCGCCCCTCCGCGTACGGCGAGGTGGACGAGTCGGTGGCCGCGCTCGGCGTGGCCCGGGCCGAGGCCCACGTCGCCGGTGAGGACGAGCTGGCCGAGCTGATCCTGCGGGTCCAGCGCGAGCTCTTCGTCGTGGGAGCCGAACTGGCCACCGCGCCCGACGACTGGGAGCGGCTCACCCCGGGGGTCTCCCAGGTGACCCAGGAGATGGTCGACCGGCTCGAGACCGACATCGACTCCCTTCGGTCCCGGTTCGAGATGCCGAAGGACTTCGTCGTGGCGGGGGAGACGCGGCTGGGAGCCGCGCTCGACCTAGCCCGGGCGGTCCTGAGGCGGGCCGAGCGGGCCGTGGTGCGGCTCTCGCTGGCCGAGCCGGTCCGGGGGGAGGTCCTCGCCTACGTGAACCGGCTGGCCGACCTGGCGTGGGCGATGGAGAGGTTCGCGGAGCGGTCCGAGCGCCAGCCGAGGCCGCGGGAGGGGTAG
- the recO gene encoding DNA repair protein RecO, translating into MRERGHALYRDQGIVLRGIKLGEADRILSVLTQNHGRIRVVAKGVRKSRSRFGGRIDTFTHVDLQLYPGRELDGITQAEIIKRYPRLRSDYRAFTAASAMADAVERTTPERERNVRLFVLLRSGLQALEDGAADPALLAYAFLAKAASVAGVHPMLDACTGCGGPDTVALSFSGGGVVCGSCAQRSDPRVSTPITDAWTSLLTDDWDTLRAGSLEAPVQRELSGLLLAFVQWQLDNRFRAFGLIGT; encoded by the coding sequence ATGCGCGAACGTGGACACGCCCTCTACCGCGACCAGGGCATCGTCCTGCGCGGCATCAAGCTGGGCGAGGCCGATCGGATCCTCTCGGTCCTGACGCAGAACCACGGACGGATCCGCGTCGTCGCGAAGGGGGTGCGCAAATCGCGCTCCCGTTTCGGGGGCCGGATCGACACCTTCACCCACGTCGACCTGCAGCTGTACCCGGGCCGGGAGCTCGACGGGATCACCCAGGCCGAGATCATCAAGCGGTACCCGCGGCTGCGGAGCGATTACCGCGCCTTCACCGCTGCCTCGGCGATGGCGGATGCCGTCGAGCGGACGACCCCCGAGCGGGAGCGCAACGTTCGCCTGTTCGTGCTGCTGCGGTCGGGCCTGCAGGCGCTGGAGGACGGCGCGGCCGACCCGGCTCTCCTCGCCTACGCGTTCCTCGCCAAGGCGGCCTCGGTGGCGGGCGTGCACCCCATGCTGGACGCGTGCACGGGGTGCGGGGGGCCCGACACCGTCGCGCTCTCGTTCTCCGGGGGCGGCGTCGTGTGCGGGTCGTGCGCCCAGCGGTCCGACCCCCGGGTATCGACCCCGATAACGGACGCCTGGACCAGCCTGCTCACCGACGACTGGGACACCCTGCGCGCCGGGAGCCTGGAGGCTCCCGTCCAGCGGGAGCTGTCCGGACTGCTCCTGGCGTTCGTCCAGTGGCAGCTCGACAACCGGTTCCGGGCCTTCGGGCTCATCGGCACCTGA
- the uppS gene encoding polyprenyl diphosphate synthase, which translates to MSDVLSSIDRDRLPAHVAVIMDGNGRWAKARGLPRTEGHRAGEQAMVDAVDGALEVGLRWLTVYAFSTENWKRPPEEVRFLMGYNRDLLRRRRQEFLDKGVRVRFIGRRNERRLPRSVVRMAEETEELTAGCRELNLTIALNYGGRAEIVDSVRHLAELVARGEIEPDRIRERDIARHMYEPDLPDPDVIVRTSGEFRTSNYLLWQGAYAELVFTPVLWPDFTRRDLWEAIAEYQRRSRRFGGVD; encoded by the coding sequence ATGAGCGACGTCCTCAGCAGCATCGACCGCGACCGTCTCCCGGCGCACGTCGCCGTGATCATGGACGGCAACGGGAGGTGGGCGAAGGCGCGCGGGCTCCCACGCACCGAGGGACACCGGGCCGGCGAGCAGGCCATGGTGGACGCCGTCGACGGAGCGCTCGAGGTCGGGCTGCGGTGGCTGACCGTCTACGCGTTCTCGACCGAGAACTGGAAGAGGCCCCCCGAAGAGGTCCGGTTCCTCATGGGCTACAACCGGGACCTGCTCCGCCGCCGACGCCAGGAGTTCCTGGACAAGGGGGTGCGTGTCCGGTTCATCGGACGTCGCAACGAGCGCCGGCTCCCGCGCAGCGTTGTCCGGATGGCCGAGGAGACCGAGGAGCTCACCGCCGGCTGCCGGGAGCTCAACCTGACCATCGCCCTCAACTACGGGGGCCGGGCCGAGATAGTGGACTCCGTCCGTCACCTGGCCGAGCTCGTGGCGAGGGGGGAGATCGAGCCGGACCGGATACGCGAGCGCGACATCGCCCGCCACATGTACGAACCGGACCTCCCCGACCCCGACGTGATCGTGCGCACCTCCGGAGAGTTCCGAACCTCCAACTACCTGCTCTGGCAGGGCGCGTACGCCGAGCTCGTCTTCACCCCCGTGCTGTGGCCGGACTTCACCCGCCGCGATCTGTGGGAGGCTATCGCCGAGTACCAGCGGCGCTCCCG